In one Petrotoga sp. 9PW.55.5.1 genomic region, the following are encoded:
- the thrB gene encoding homoserine kinase codes for MVKVKVPATTANIGPGFDCLGMALELFNIIEVEEIKTGLEIIIPDKDKKYIENDENNLVYQSMKSLFDKVDCHPKGLRITLMNNIPLTRGLGSSAACIAGGMTAANELIGKPLTNSEIIFLAAKMDGHPDNVLPALIGGLTVGCLLENEVKYVKIDLPSQLKILVLIPNFHFPTKKARSILPKSLPFEDAVFNLSRLGLLVSSLMTDNFDNLPIALQDKIHQPYRKDFIPHWEEITSKLLEFGSRGYFISGAGPSIVGFLDKDYEKVRNKTVEFLSKYEENWEVEILNVSNSGLEVINSERSNERY; via the coding sequence AGTAAAAGTACCTGCAACCACAGCAAATATAGGCCCTGGATTTGATTGTTTAGGGATGGCATTAGAACTGTTCAATATTATAGAAGTTGAAGAAATTAAAACAGGACTTGAGATAATCATCCCCGATAAAGATAAAAAATACATAGAGAATGATGAAAATAATTTAGTATATCAATCCATGAAGTCTTTGTTTGATAAGGTTGATTGTCATCCTAAAGGTCTTCGTATAACTCTTATGAACAACATTCCCCTTACTCGTGGTTTAGGAAGCAGTGCTGCTTGTATTGCAGGAGGGATGACTGCAGCAAATGAATTAATTGGGAAACCATTAACAAATAGCGAAATAATATTCTTGGCAGCGAAAATGGACGGTCATCCTGATAATGTACTTCCAGCGTTAATTGGCGGATTGACTGTTGGTTGCCTTTTAGAAAATGAAGTAAAATATGTAAAAATTGATCTTCCTTCTCAACTGAAAATTCTTGTGTTAATACCGAATTTTCATTTTCCTACAAAAAAAGCTCGTTCTATTCTACCTAAAAGTTTGCCTTTTGAAGATGCAGTTTTTAATTTAAGCAGATTAGGATTACTTGTTTCTTCATTAATGACTGATAATTTTGATAATTTGCCTATAGCCTTACAAGATAAAATTCATCAACCATATCGTAAAGATTTTATCCCTCATTGGGAAGAAATTACTTCTAAACTTTTAGAGTTTGGAAGTAGGGGATATTTTATAAGTGGTGCAGGTCCAAGCATTGTTGGATTTTTAGATAAAGATTATGAAAAAGTCAGAAATAAAACGGTAGAATTTTTATCAAAGTATGAAGAAAATTGGGAAGTAGAAATTTTGAATGTAAGTAATTCAGGATTGGAGGTAATAAATAGTGAGAGAAGTAATGAACGTTATTGA
- a CDS encoding SoxR reducing system RseC family protein, producing MREVMNVIDNDENYIYLQTTRTQECKSCSMYGGCSMLGGSNELKLKAKKIDRFEVNKGDKVIVELPNVPVVKLSFLAYGLPLIVFLTIVILFYSMNFSDILSFIFGVLGMVVTYLTVNVYDKKKLKDRYLPEIVQKIENHKFIIQENKEISN from the coding sequence GTGAGAGAAGTAATGAACGTTATTGATAATGATGAAAATTATATTTATCTTCAAACTACTAGGACACAAGAGTGTAAGAGTTGTTCAATGTATGGTGGTTGTTCTATGTTGGGTGGTTCAAACGAATTAAAACTAAAAGCTAAAAAGATAGATAGATTTGAAGTAAACAAAGGAGACAAAGTGATTGTAGAACTTCCTAATGTACCTGTTGTAAAACTATCTTTTTTAGCATATGGATTACCTTTAATAGTTTTTTTAACAATAGTTATTCTGTTTTATTCTATGAATTTTTCGGACATCTTATCTTTTATTTTTGGCGTTTTAGGAATGGTAGTTACTTATTTAACCGTTAATGTATATGATAAGAAAAAACTAAAAGATAGGTATTTACCTGAGATAGTTCAAAAGATTGAGAATCATAAATTTATAATTCAAGAGAACAAAGAGATTTCCAATTAA
- a CDS encoding ABC transporter ATP-binding protein, translating to MPNNDEVILKVENLKKYFPVKAGVFKRTVAQVLAVDDINFEIKKGETLGLVGESGCGKSTTGMTILRLYEPTYGRILMEDRDTTPWFMKNLQVNKYIQEIYVDKFEKMKKELGSEDEVIKNLENEIDKKYAQMYFQGGAKEIKKDLMSDLYEKRRYFRKNAQVIFQDPYSSLNPRMRVLDIIGEGMKVNKMGTGSEVRDRVANLMETVGLSKDYVYRYPHQFSGGQRQRIGIARALALDPKLIISDEAVSALDVSIQSQIINLMVDLKNEYGLTYVFIAHDLAVVKHISDRIAVMYLGKLVELTNKKELFDDPLHPYTVSLMSAIPIPDPEVKKKRVILKGDVPSPLNPPSGCRFHPRCPIAKDICSKEEPPLNEVKEGHFTACHFYGQFKI from the coding sequence CAGTGAAAGCCGGTGTATTTAAAAGAACAGTTGCTCAAGTTTTAGCGGTCGATGATATTAATTTCGAAATAAAAAAAGGAGAAACCCTAGGGCTTGTTGGAGAATCAGGTTGTGGTAAAAGTACTACGGGAATGACTATACTTAGATTATATGAGCCAACTTATGGGCGTATTTTAATGGAAGATAGAGATACTACCCCTTGGTTTATGAAAAATCTACAAGTGAATAAATACATTCAAGAGATTTACGTTGATAAATTTGAAAAAATGAAAAAAGAATTAGGTTCGGAAGATGAGGTAATCAAAAATTTAGAAAACGAAATTGATAAAAAATATGCACAGATGTATTTTCAAGGTGGGGCTAAGGAAATAAAAAAAGATTTGATGAGTGATCTATACGAAAAAAGAAGATACTTCAGAAAAAATGCTCAGGTAATATTTCAAGACCCTTACTCATCTTTGAACCCTAGAATGAGGGTTTTAGATATTATTGGTGAAGGGATGAAAGTCAACAAAATGGGAACTGGTTCTGAAGTAAGAGACAGAGTTGCTAATTTAATGGAAACTGTAGGGTTATCAAAAGATTACGTTTACAGGTATCCACACCAATTTTCCGGAGGTCAAAGACAAAGAATAGGTATTGCAAGAGCGTTAGCTTTAGATCCAAAATTAATCATATCCGATGAAGCTGTTTCTGCTCTTGATGTATCTATTCAATCACAGATAATAAACCTTATGGTTGATCTTAAAAACGAATACGGACTTACATATGTTTTTATTGCCCATGATCTAGCTGTTGTAAAACATATTAGTGATAGAATCGCTGTTATGTATTTAGGAAAGTTGGTGGAATTAACAAATAAAAAAGAGCTTTTTGATGATCCATTGCATCCATATACAGTCTCTTTGATGTCCGCTATACCTATACCAGATCCTGAAGTTAAAAAGAAGAGAGTTATACTAAAAGGAGATGTCCCTAGTCCATTGAATCCGCCATCAGGTTGTAGATTTCATCCCCGCTGTCCAATAGCAAAAGATATTTGTTCAAAAGAAGAACCACCATTGAATGAAGTAAAAGAAGGGCATTTTACAGCTTGCCACTTTTATGGTCAATTTAAAATTTAA